In Mangifera indica cultivar Alphonso chromosome 7, CATAS_Mindica_2.1, whole genome shotgun sequence, the genomic window GTTTAATGGTAATGTTTCAGTgcttcaaaaaaaaaacatttttaatgggTCATGGTAAAAGTGTAACAACAGTTACATGTTCTCTTCTCTAACAATAACAGCAAATGAGTCTTTACTCAAAACACATTACTAATtttaaatgtgaattttggaAACTCTCAACCCTTCTACCCCAAAGGTATATTGAGCATTGTGTTAGCTTGAGatctctcaaaaaaaaaaaaaaaaaaatggtctTGTGTACAAGACTTGACCAAcccatatcaaaattaaattctaattcCTTAATATAGTAAGGTTAATTGCTGACCTTAGATATTGAAttgaaaaagattattttttatttaaaaaaaaaaaaaactctcaaccCTTCTGGATAAATCTTTCccaaaccaataaaaaaagagCCACCAAAAGCCCTTTGGATATCAACTTTCCATCTCCCTGATACAAAAAATATTCCATTGAGACCCTTTTCTAGAAGAAAAAGCTGACTTTTTATCTTCCTGAATAAACCTGCCtctatgaaaaattaaaagatggcattattttaaaaagagaGACTAGAGGGTGACCACACAGTTGTGAGATTCTGTTACTGCCAGGGCAAAGTTGCCAACCATTTGGTCTTGTGAATTTTCATGACTTGTTCTTTTTTGACTAATAATCCAACGATTCTATCATcatattgacaaaatgattggTCAGAAACAATGGTCCCCAAGTTCTGATATATTTGCTTTCATATTCTTGGGTTTTATCTTCACTATAAAAGAAGAATTTGTTGTCACTATCAACAACTGCTCATCAATTAAACAACCTGGAATAAATTATAGATAGAGAGATTCTACATAGGAAGAATAgcaaaaatactaatatattgaTTGTGCAGCAATCCCAACTGACCCTGATGATACTTTAGTAGAACAATAACTACTTCTGTTTTGCATTCTCAAAACCTTTGCAAGTATGAACATCTTCTCTTGCAGAAGCAGTGGCCTTGTCTTGTGCTTGTGATCTACAGGTAGCAACATAAGCTATTATTGACGTGCAGATTATTGACCATGAGGTTTTAGGCAAGTGAATTGGAtgataaaaacaattataacaGGAGATATTTTGCTTTTGGCCcaggaaaaaagaagaaaaatcctAGAATATTTTGAGGCTTGTGGCCTTGCTCAATTGATTATTGGACACACAGAGCCTGATGATTCTTTAACGAAAGCTTGTTCTCTTACAGGCTGTAACTCatcatttttaccttttttatgaGCTTTAAGTAATTGACTTCAAAGAATGTTGACCTCTTATGTCATTTACTTTTGTATTACGTTAATATGTGCAGCTCTTACCCAGGAACCATAACCAAGAGAAGGCATACTACGCTAGTATTCTTTGAGCCCTGTTCATAGTTTTAAACGGCTTTATCTCACAAACCAACTTTAAACATCTCCCACAgcaataaaattacgtatacccattttagatacacaaatatgtatatacttatatatattattatatgattagatgattttgaattaagaataaaattatagttaatcATATtaacatataagtgtatacataattacataatcaaaataagtacacaaaatattgCTCTTCGCATAAATACAAGCTCGGCAAAGAATAAAGCTTTTCAGCACTTAACCTTGCTCCTTTCATGGTTATTATGAAGGTGAATGTcgagggggaaaaaaaaataaacgccCTAACTCATCCTTTAGGTTTAAAGTGACATTTAAAGTGACACTAATGCACATTCTAGATACCGTTCCCAGGTTTAATGTTAAAAGCATTACTGTGTTGCTCCTAAATAGCCATCCCACAGACTGTCTgtttataattgaaaagagtTAGCTGGGATTTTTAACATCCTGTTCATAATTGATAAGGTTTATtgttatatttctaattttttttttgtacattCATATATTGTTTTGCTTTACTGCTTCATCACCAATACTACCCATAATTTATccataaactaaaattgaagAAAACCAGATGAAAATGTTAGCCGATCTTTCAGAAAACCTAGAACTCTagcaaaagagagagagatttcttACCTCCGACTCATATCTGGTTATCATGGTCATAATAATGAAAAGGCCAGATGGATGTAAGATGTCAACTGCTGACAGGAATATAAAAGGAGAAActtttggtaattttattacttctaatcTCCATGGTTTTCACCAATCCatccttttaaataaacaagTGCTTCATCCACTCAAATCCATCAGCACAGCCATGGCATCATCTGAATAAGTaaagatatcattttgatttttttcttttcttggtttCTGTTCCTAAATACAATCATCTTTCTGTTAtttctctttgatttttttttttaatctacaATCCCACTCACTTCCCTGTACCTTATTTATCGCAAGGGAAGTCCAAGTCATTCTCAGTTACTTTAAAGTGCTGGGGCTTCTGCCCTGAGCAATGGAGATTCCACATTTTGAAATATGACCTCTCCAGATTCTTAACCTGCATTTAATTCATCAAAAGCAGattttaagctttttttttttttcatcaaatggGCAACTGCAGAATGACCGGAACATATTATGTTAGTTTTCACTCACCCAGCGCGTCGTGTCAAATAGAGGACAAGTTAGGCGAACAGACTTGAGTTTATTTGTAAGTGCCTGGAGTTTTTGCTGATTCAATGCCAAAGATACTGCCCTCTCTTCATATTCCTTCATACTGTATCACACGGACGGGCCAAAACAATCATAGGATGTCAACttcattttttactttcatatgaaaaatatgattacaATTATAACagtgaatgcaaattaaatactaaaatGTAAATGCCTTACTTATTAACAATCATCTCATCTCCTAGTCCAGTAGCGAGGCAAAGTGATCCAGCAACCCTAGTAGCCATTTTCTCAAGAGGCAGAGTAATCATAGGCAGACCTGCCCATAAAATATCTGTGCCTGTAGTATGAGCATTGCACAAAGGCCTGAAAGGAAATCAAGCACCCAAGCAGCAAAACATGGTTTTCCTTGTAAGCATACAGAAGATACGAAACAAAAccttgatattttatttgaaacagAGGAAGGAAAACAGCTAACGTGTCAAGAAATAGATCTGCTAAAGCACTGCGCCTGATGTGTTCATTTTTCATAGCAACATCAGTGAAAATAATTTGATCGGGCTGCACACCCTGGGCAATAGCATCTGAACAAAATAATCCAGGGACACTCTTTAATCAAATGGACTTatcatttaaaagattttacacacacacacacacacacacacacacacacacacacacacacacatatataaaaacCTTACATGCCCGAAGTCTCATCTCCCCTGCAGCAGGGAACCTAAGGAGCCAGAGAGCACTGTTGGCTACACGTTTAAGAATATTGCACCTAAAACGaacaaaattgttaatttgAGATGGAGAACTGTGTGCCTACTGTacatgtaaatatattaatttaaggGCCATCCTCATATTACCAAGTATTAAAGATTTCAGGATCCATTTTGTACAACTGGTTGAAGCATGCAAATATGAACTTGTCTTCAGGGAGACCATAATCTGATCGTTTGTGCTCGCAATTTGGATCCAACACATCCAGATTTTTCTGCAAACGAAATTAACAGATACTTGTAAGTTTACACAACCAGGGGaaaaaagacaataaaatatgtcaaaagagcatataataatattaattgttttctttctgccatcatataaaaaatttgacctGTTTATAATCGTTAACAAAGTAGCAATGTGGAAGATGCACCAGCTTTTCTGAATAAATATGTGCATAGTGTAGAGGTGAAACAAACTGGCAGTCAAGAGAAAACATGTTagacaaggaaaagaaattcaatatttaaaaactgaGTCACCGAATACCTCATCAGTGACCAAATAATCAATGTATGATGCACCAGTGGTCCCAGGAAACCCCATGTATGAAACCTGTATAGGTGCAGGTTGCATAGCAAATATTTCATTCCTGGCTCCCTGCATAGTTACAATAGCTACGGATTTAAGTACTAATTCAAAGTTGCCATACAAAGTGCCGATCACCATcccaacacaaaaaaaatataaaaaagaattcaaagagaGTTAAATTATACCTTGGTATATCCGTTGAGGTTCACAAGGACCTGTATCTTATCCTCATTGATCAGTTTGGAAATCATATCTGACGACATGGCAGAGACGTCAATGAAATGCTCTGCTTCAGATTGGGTACGCTTTCTCCATTCAGTACCATCACTGGGACTCAACGCATAACAGAATACCTgcaaaaatcttataaattcctacatttaatgatataaaaaataaagcaagacGACTGAACTTTTTACTCAGAGGAAACAATTCAAATTACAGACCTCAACATTTTCTCTATTGTGCATGCCAAACACAGATCCCATTAGATGTGACAGAGGATGATTACCAAAATCACTGCTCACATAACCAACCCTTAGCCTCTTAAATCCACCCTCGTGTCTAATACGGACTGGGGCAGGATGGTTGAATGGAGGAAGTGCAAAGCGAGATGCAATAATAGAGCAATGTGCTGCATATTTACGGCTGCATAAGAGaaagataaattgttaaaaagagaaaaaagtacatatatacacacaagCAAATGCAGTTCATTACATGCTGTGATAAGAGAATAATCATACCTTATTTCAAGTGCAAGCATTGGATCAATGGGATACGCTATAGCATGAAATGGTTGGACACTAGGAAGAACAGACATCTGAAATAAAAATTGCAGCAATTAGGACTCCAAAGGAAACActcaagaaaaaataacaataaaatatcacaGAGAAACTTATAGAGATCGTTTATTACATTGATCTGCCGCCTGATGATACCTTCAACCTCATTGAACATTCTGTCACGGTCTTCCCAACTACAGACAAACTGCaacatataaaatcaatatcaaattgCGTAAGTTATAATCCCTCATTTTCGGCCTAAATAAAATagcataaaaattttaacgtataaaaattaagtaaataaaaccTTAAGAAATCATAGCATGGTCACTACACAACAAGACACTTGTATGCTCAAAAACTTGGAGGAAGGGTATGACCATCAATGCATTCCACAGCATTAGAACGCAAAGTTATTCCTAGAATAATCTACAATCATATCATTACAAAtagaaattattttgaaatctcAGATCTATGGCAGAAATGAATGTTCCCCTGCTTCATGCAGCATTGCAACTCTTACTTCTAATCAATGTTATTAGAATGCCACATTGATGAAAATACTGAGATAATTGACACTAAAATACTATACAATGAATCAATACAGctcatcaacaaaattaatcataGTGGAATAAAATAAACAGGTTATATATCTTCAAAAACTTCTTTAGAAGGTATAGGCCATTGGAAACAGAATGATACAATAATACACATCAAGACTGCACCTGTAGGGTATGTAGAAGGTTGCAAGTGGCTTCTGGAAAGTCAGCTCGAAAAACCAATGCCTGCTTGTAGCTCTTGATGGCAGCCTCCACATGTCCACTGCATATCAAAAGAATGTCAAATTAATGATACCACGATATTTACATTTAATAGCACAGCCCAACAGAAAGTCTTGGTACTGAAAGCAATAGCATTCAAATTCAATGCAGTGGAACTAAGATGGCAATTCACACATTTTCTAGGATTGAAGAACTCCAGAAGACATTATCTACATCAGAGACCCCAGATATATGTAGAAAGATCCACTGCACAAGTAGAGCAACAATTACCTATCTTTGTAAGCGGATGCCAAATTTGCATGGGCTTCAGCCATGGTAGGCCGAATTGTGATAGCACGTATATAGTCCTGGATTGCATCAGTCACTCTACCAATCTCCTTGTAAGTGTTTCCCCTATTGACCAGTCCATCAGCAGCCAAAGGATCAATGCGGAGAACCTCATTGTAGCAAGATATAGCATCAGCATAATTTCCCTGTCATCACAACACATGTAGAAAATTCAGAactacaaaaaagaaaacaaaggcCAGGGCTTAAATCCAAACTCTACTTAAcatacccccccccccccaaaaaaaaaagaagattgcAGAAATGGAAAATCAATACACTAGCTCTAGGggtgttaaaattttattgatatccAAACTGATCTGACATCTGAACCAAAAATTCGGATATTGTAAAAATCTGGTTTGGATATAGGGTTGCAAATATTGAAAACCATTTTTCAGTTCGAATACCAGTGATTCCTAAATTCACCAAAATATTGCAATACGCACATAGGCCAAAGGAGTCTGAAATTGGAGGTGAGATGGTTTCTAAATTTTCTGGATGTGACGGCAATGGGGTGGTTTGTAATGGAAAGGTGAAAGCTTCCGATTTGGAAGTTGAAGAAACAAAGAATAGCGAGGTGGGTTGTGTTGCtgattttgaaaaaaactaGTAAAGATTCTGTGAAACTGGAAGTGGGTTGTCCAGAGTTCAAGAATGTGATAAGTTAAATGAAGAGAAGGGATCTGAGGTTAAGGTTGAGATGAGTTGGGTTGTGGAAGGTGACAATGAAGATGGAAAAGAAACGAAATCTGAGGCTCTGTTGGAGGCCAAGAAAAAGCAGTTATTGGCTAAACTTGAAGTTTCTGGTCTCACAAGTCAAGAAATGCACAATTGGTGCAAAATAATGGTGTGGAGATTGATGGTGCAAGAGTAAGTGATGTGAATGTTAGGCCTTCTCTTAAGAGTGAAGTAATTGATGATACAGCATTGATTGAAACTATTAGGGTACCTAAAATGATAAAGAGAAACAGGAAGTAAGGAGAGAAGGAACAAGAAGTGGATGGACAGAAGGCCAGAAGATCAAGAaggaatttcaattttaaaattcgATTCAATTACCTGGTTTATTTGATTCAGCTCAAAAACAGATCTGCCCCAAATCGGTTCAGTTTTAGTTCAACATATTAGTTTAACCAAATTTTCCATTTGGTTGAAAAAACCACAGAACCGGTTTGGTTAACTAGTTTTGAATACCCTAACCAGCTCTAATTAAAAAGCCTGACAACTACCTGTTGTTTATAGATTACAGCAAGATTGTTGAAAGGGGCAGACAATCCTGTTGTCACTATCAATGTTGCCTTGTAATATGAAGCAGCAGCAGCTAACATGTTCCTGCATATTCCAAGTCATCATTTCTCATTAGCAAACTTGTTAACATAGTCATTAAAGTAAATCAACCAATAAAATATGCAGCATCAGAATTGCATACCATTCCATGTATATATTCCCAAGATTAGTAAGCGCTTGTGGATGGCTTGGTTGTAAGGCCAGACATCGCTTCACCAAGACACAGAAAATGTCAATTCCAGAACAAATATCTACGGAGACAtaaaaatcataagaaaaataGCACACATTATAGCACTGAATTGCTTCCTCAACTCGACCCACATCTTTCAATGCATTACCCTACCAGTAACAGAACAAACCAAACCAACCAAACAAAAGTTAGAAACCTCTGTATCCATAGAATATAAAAACTCAATACTAAAACATATGATACTGCATTAAAAAAGAAGACCAACCATATTATTGTAAGCCTCCAAAAATCTTGGATCACAAGAGATGGCTTGCTTATAATAAAGGATTGCCATTTCTGTTTGACCTCTCTCATAATATGCACTAGCCAAGTTACCTGCAGCATGAAATATTTATGTGGTCATGTAATTGATGACGTAAATCATTCTCAACCATCAATGCTCAGCAAAATATATCCAATAACAGTTTGGAAGCCAACAATATATCAGGCTCGATCAGAATTTACAGATAAACAAAGTCAACTCCTACAAATCATTTCAAATGAATCTAAAATCGGTAGCAATATAGTTGCACTTACCAAAAGCTATAGCATTGGGAGTCTGACTGATAACACAAGCGTCTTGAGGCAGCACAGCTGATACAATAGCTTAATGATATTCAAAGCCTGAGGcaaaataaatatcttgttTTTCTGATACAGAAGACCATTCCAGGCAATAGCAGCCACCAGACCTTATGAACACAAGGCATGACATCTTACCTTATAAACATTTCCAAGGTTTAGGTAGGCATCAGGAAATGTAGGTTTCAGTTTCACAGCTTCCTGAAAATTTTACaacattaaaataacattaagaaaataatacaataaacaGTTGAAACACATGATAGCAAGACAGATGGACACATTTGCAAAAAAATACCTTGTAATATTGAAGAGCTCTATTAAGATCTCCAGATCCCATAAAAAGACCCGCAAGATTAGACCATGCAATAGCAAAAGTAGGTTGTATGCGTAGAGCCTCAAGGTAGCAGCTGTATGCCTGCACAAAATGTTAGATTCTGACAATTGGGAGTCTTGCACATGGAAGTTACAACAAGACCAACCATCATCTGAGCCCTGGCCTGTACATAACAACTTGACATCTGTATAGAACTGTAAATTAAGACACAGTTCCACACATCAATTACTCCATCAGTAACTTCACAGGAAAAGGGAGATGCTGTGATAGACACACTCTAAAATTCCAAAATAGCAATGCCTTCAAAAGCCACATGCAGGTTGGTCAAGGAAGAGTCAAGGCCAGGTGAACCAATTCCAATTCAGCATACAGTCAAAATGAAATAGATGTGTAGATTTCCCACTACTGGTGGCAGTGGGAATATGAAAAAAACCAACAGCATATATACTAACTGCTGAGAGCATCAACAACAATAAGTAGATATTTTGTAGCCCAATATTCCAAATCAAGGGCTATATGCtcttaaggaaaaataatattaagccGAACTATATAAAGTGAATGTATGTGCCATCACTTACTTCTTGCACCAATCCTTGTGCCTTCATTAAATTCCCAAGGTTGCTATGTGCATCTACCTGTTATAATAAACCATATGGAATTGGAAATTActtctaaacttaaaaaaaaaaaaaaaaaacttctcaTCAAGACCAACTAGTTGATAAACAATggaaacataaaaagaaaatgataaaccAGATTACAACATACCAAAAGAGGATTCAATGCAAGCGCCTGACGACAGCATTGTGCTGCTTCATTAGGTCTTCCCTTTCTCATGTATGCACTAGCCAAGTTTGACCATGCATCAGCAAAGCTGGGACGAAGCTGCAGTGATgcatataatatagataaaaataactCAGTGACAAGTAGAATAGAGGAAGGGAGAAGATCTCAAGCACAAACCTCAATGGCAACCAGATAATAGCGAATGGCAAGATCAATATCACCTTTCTCCTGAAACAAAAAAGTCACAGTGCTGAGTGGGCTTTTAATATTACTCAGTAGACTTCATATGAATAGTGGCAATTACCTTCCAAGCATTTGCCATGTTTCCATAACACTCAGCAAATCGTGGCTCAAGTCGAAGAGCTTCTTCATTTCTGGCAATGCACATATCATACTCATGCAACTGCAAAAAAATGGAGAGCAATGCTTAATGATTAGATGCATCCAAGATcctaaataattaaactaagaATCAACTTCACATTAACAGTACAAggcaagaaaaacaaattaagcaAACTAACCTGATAGTAAATTGCACCCAAGAGAAGAAGATTATCCGTGCGTAGAGGACTTCTCTTGTAAACACAGTTGCTATGCTCTAGAGCCTGTTTAAAGTTGCCAGCCTTGTACATTTGATGAGCAAGGGCCATTTGCATATCTTCATCGACTTTAGCATAAAAAGGTTTGCATGATTAGCCCcaattattatgatttcaaaATATAGCCACAATAACCTCCCCAAGATTAATACCTGATATTCCACACGAAACCACTAGGCATAAAACTAGActgtatttttaaataaaaaattcgattgattacaaaaaaagaaacaccATGATCACTAAAATAAGTCAATCATTTGCTTTAAAAACCTGAATTTTTTAGACAATGGGATCATTTTCGTGaaacatttttaacttaaaaagtaAAGAGAAGCACACAAGAAAACAATCCAATGAAGATTAAAAGCCCACTTACAATTCTGGACGAAACAATATCATAACACACACAGATCTAGTTTCACCAATCAAACACCCCAAAAACCCTAACAGGTACCCCAAAAAATTACGGAAAAAAATGCAAACCTTCATGTGAATCGTGACCCTTGAACGACGAGAGACTCAGCGATGATGCCGGCTCCTGCTTCACAGTCGGGAACCCAGCCTCACCGGCCCGATCCGAGCCCACCGACGCCCGGGAAACTCCGTTTTGCAACGAAATCATCATAATCTTTTTccctcaaatcaaattaaaaaactcaaacatccaaAACAAAACCCGGTCATCTAACAGAAATCCAGATCCAACAGCGTACGATTAAACCCTAGCGCGGTGTTTTCGCGAGCTTGCTTCAAAACGACAGAGAGTTCAAGCGTTctgtatgtttttatttttttaaagagaatgtttgagaaaaaaagaaagagagggggaataatgataaataagagGATAGAGAGACACGTGGCATGATCTTAAGCGTTAAATGAAAATACTACAGTTTAACATTCTACCGGTGGGTGTTGTGGAGATTCTGTTAACAGTGACACGTATCTAAAGGGGTTAAGACAAGTTGTTAAGACTTGACGTGCGGGGACTTCAGACTTTCATGAATCATGACATTTGGCCAATCATCTCTTTCTTCTCGGTCATGTCAGCTTTTCTGTCTTAATTTGGTAAATTTCTATTAAACTCATTTGGGCAAGTTTATTAAccgaaaattaattaaaataatttaattttattggattaattaatattctttgGATTTTACTGATATAGCTTAAAAAAatccgtttttttttttttctaagttgtTTAAATATATGAAGATGAATTGAGTGTCCTGTTAATGGTTTGAGTACCGTCGACCatatgaacaattaaaaatctGCTTATAAATATTGAAGTATTGCTGAATTCTCTGCATATTAAACCCGAAcaagatttaatttgaaattaattcaaattcaaaaatgtcAATATGATATGaatgaactaaaattcaaacttgatttaaaaactatttagctttgaattcaaatacgaattatttatgaaaatatccaaatttttagATTGGGATCcatctaaactcaaattaaagtttaacaatttaaattgaatctaacTCCTCATGAAAGTTAAATCCCATTGACTTTTAATAGTAATTGAGACCACGGTCTAAATGCAGAAAAAAGATCCACCCCCTATCAAAAAACATTCACGCtacattttat contains:
- the LOC123221124 gene encoding probable UDP-N-acetylglucosamine--peptide N-acetylglucosaminyltransferase SEC, coding for MMISLQNGVSRASVGSDRAGEAGFPTVKQEPASSLSLSSFKGHDSHEVDEDMQMALAHQMYKAGNFKQALEHSNCVYKRSPLRTDNLLLLGAIYYQLHEYDMCIARNEEALRLEPRFAECYGNMANAWKEKGDIDLAIRYYLVAIELRPSFADAWSNLASAYMRKGRPNEAAQCCRQALALNPLLVDAHSNLGNLMKAQGLVQEAYSCYLEALRIQPTFAIAWSNLAGLFMGSGDLNRALQYYKEAVKLKPTFPDAYLNLGNVYKVRCHAFQTPNAIAFGNLASAYYERGQTEMAILYYKQAISCDPRFLEAYNNMGNALKDVGRVEEAIQCYNRCLALQPSHPQALTNLGNIYMEWNMLAAAASYYKATLIVTTGLSAPFNNLAVIYKQQGNYADAISCYNEVLRIDPLAADGLVNRGNTYKEIGRVTDAIQDYIRAITIRPTMAEAHANLASAYKDSGHVEAAIKSYKQALVFRADFPEATCNLLHTLQFVCSWEDRDRMFNEVEGIIRRQINMSVLPSVQPFHAIAYPIDPMLALEISRKYAAHCSIIASRFALPPFNHPAPVRIRHEGGFKRLRVGYVSSDFGNHPLSHLMGSVFGMHNRENVEVFCYALSPSDGTEWRKRTQSEAEHFIDVSAMSSDMISKLINEDKIQVLVNLNGYTKGARNEIFAMQPAPIQVSYMGFPGTTGASYIDYLVTDEFVSPLHYAHIYSEKLVHLPHCYFVNDYKQKNLDVLDPNCEHKRSDYGLPEDKFIFACFNQLYKMDPEIFNTWCNILKRVANSALWLLRFPAAGEMRLRAYAIAQGVQPDQIIFTDVAMKNEHIRRSALADLFLDTPLCNAHTTGTDILWAGLPMITLPLEKMATRVAGSLCLATGLGDEMIVNNMKEYEERAVSLALNQQKLQALTNKLKSVRLTCPLFDTTRWVKNLERSYFKMWNLHCSGQKPQHFKVTENDLDFPCDK